A region of Acidimicrobiales bacterium DNA encodes the following proteins:
- a CDS encoding pyridoxal-dependent decarboxylase has protein sequence MEDGPTATGGYHLTPAELHDRGQATLEWIVRYLEQVEDLPVGSRVAPGDVRAALPAHAPEHPEPFDEVLADLDRVIVPGLTHWQSPNFFGYFPANSSGPGVLGDLVSSALGVNGMLWATSPACTELETLVLDWLVDALALPDRFRSTAPDGGPGAGGGVIQDSASSATLCAVVAARERALARHDRATIAELDVFASDQAHSSFYKGARIAGFRPSQIHLVPSSAVDAHAMSADALDEMVVASARAGRVPCFVMATAGTTSSLAFDPVGAIGDVAARHGMWLHVDAAMAGSAAVAPELRWVNDGVEAADSYAFNPHKWLFTNFDCDCFWVADRNALIDALSVTPEYLRNDATSGGEVIDYRDWQIPLGRRFRSLKLWFVLRSYGLEGLRYHVRRHVELTKGFAARVLDDPRFELAAPPALSLVCLRHVAGDEVTARLLADANATGRVLLTHTRLDGRYVIRASIGQTHTEARHVDALWDLLDSLAPPAEG, from the coding sequence ATGGAGGACGGGCCTACAGCGACCGGCGGCTACCACCTCACGCCCGCCGAGCTCCACGATCGGGGGCAGGCCACCCTCGAGTGGATCGTGCGGTACCTGGAGCAGGTCGAGGATCTGCCGGTCGGCTCGCGTGTGGCGCCGGGCGACGTGCGCGCCGCGTTGCCGGCGCACGCCCCCGAGCACCCCGAACCCTTCGACGAGGTGCTCGCCGACCTCGACCGGGTGATCGTGCCGGGTCTCACCCACTGGCAATCGCCCAACTTCTTCGGGTACTTCCCCGCGAACTCGTCAGGTCCCGGCGTGTTGGGCGACCTCGTGTCGAGCGCGCTCGGCGTCAACGGGATGTTGTGGGCCACCAGCCCGGCGTGCACGGAGCTCGAGACGCTGGTGCTCGACTGGCTGGTCGACGCGCTCGCCCTGCCCGACCGGTTCCGGTCGACCGCCCCCGACGGTGGGCCGGGCGCCGGCGGCGGCGTGATCCAGGACTCGGCGTCGTCGGCCACGTTGTGCGCCGTCGTCGCCGCTCGCGAGCGGGCGTTGGCGCGCCACGACCGGGCGACGATCGCGGAGCTCGACGTGTTCGCGTCCGACCAGGCGCACTCGTCGTTCTACAAAGGCGCGCGCATCGCCGGCTTCCGGCCCTCGCAGATCCACTTGGTGCCGTCGTCGGCGGTCGACGCGCACGCGATGTCGGCCGACGCCCTCGACGAGATGGTGGTCGCCTCGGCGCGCGCGGGGCGGGTGCCGTGCTTCGTGATGGCCACCGCGGGCACCACGTCCTCGCTCGCGTTCGACCCGGTCGGCGCCATCGGTGACGTCGCCGCGCGGCACGGCATGTGGCTCCATGTCGACGCCGCCATGGCCGGCTCGGCTGCCGTCGCACCGGAGCTCCGCTGGGTCAACGACGGTGTGGAGGCCGCCGACAGCTACGCGTTCAACCCGCACAAGTGGTTGTTCACCAACTTCGACTGCGACTGCTTCTGGGTGGCCGACCGCAACGCCCTGATCGACGCGCTGTCGGTCACTCCCGAATACCTCCGCAACGACGCGACCAGCGGTGGCGAGGTGATCGACTACCGCGACTGGCAGATCCCCCTCGGGCGTCGGTTCCGTTCGCTGAAGCTGTGGTTCGTGCTGCGGTCCTATGGGTTGGAAGGGCTGCGGTATCACGTGCGGCGCCACGTCGAGCTGACCAAGGGCTTCGCGGCGCGGGTGCTCGACGACCCACGCTTCGAGCTGGCCGCACCACCCGCGCTGAGTCTCGTCTGCCTGCGCCACGTGGCCGGCGACGAGGTCACGGCGCGGCTGCTCGCCGACGCGAACGCCACTGGCCGGGTGCTGCTCACCCACACCCGCCTCGACGGCCGGTACGTGATCCGGGCCTCGATCGGCCAGACCCACACCGAGGCCCGCCACGTCGACGCGCTGTGGGACCTGCTCGACTCGCTTGCGCCTCCGGCCGAGGGATAA
- a CDS encoding DUF190 domain-containing protein — protein sequence MKLEGRQQRLTIYLGESDRHGHTPLATEIVQRAHAAGLAGASVFRGVEGYGASNHIHTTRILSLSDDLPIAVVIVDRPEAIDAFLPQLNELITEGLVTVEDVHVSRYVGRGMEE from the coding sequence ATGAAACTCGAAGGGCGACAGCAACGGCTCACCATCTACCTCGGTGAGTCGGACCGCCATGGCCACACGCCGCTGGCCACCGAGATCGTGCAGCGCGCCCACGCCGCGGGGCTCGCCGGCGCGTCGGTGTTCCGCGGTGTGGAGGGCTACGGCGCGTCGAACCACATCCACACCACGCGCATCTTGTCCCTGTCCGACGACCTGCCCATCGCCGTGGTCATCGTCGACCGGCCCGAGGCCATCGACGCGTTCTTGCCGCAGCTCAACGAGCTGATCACCGAAGGCCTCGTGACCGTGGAAGACGTCCACGTCTCGAGATACGTCGGGCGAGGGATGGAGGAGTGA
- a CDS encoding alpha/beta hydrolase, whose protein sequence is MPLDPRVRPIVKLLNTVDRSERDHGQTMTQQRIESAGVARRFHGIVMRLGDRSVTSQDQMVPVAGGQITVRIHRPPAPGPLPLHVFFHGGGWCAGTLEERDPRCRAIASGATCAVASVDYRMAPENQYPTPPEDCYAALTWLVDHAGELGVDPARVSVGGESAGANLAAVVCLMARDRSGPALCHQWLDVPATDLTMEQPSVRSTPAGYLLDYEAMLRYRDAYLPDPEAQMREPYASPFHAPDLSGLAPAWILTCGYDPLRDDGRVYAERLRAAGVPVEHTHLEGHVHPSFAFTRLVPSAREYEAAAIAALAAAYAR, encoded by the coding sequence ATGCCACTCGACCCACGAGTTCGCCCCATCGTGAAGTTGCTCAACACGGTCGACCGATCCGAGCGCGACCACGGGCAGACGATGACCCAGCAGCGCATCGAGTCGGCGGGCGTCGCCCGCCGGTTCCACGGCATCGTGATGCGCCTCGGCGACCGGTCGGTCACCTCGCAGGATCAGATGGTCCCCGTGGCCGGCGGCCAGATCACCGTCCGCATCCACCGGCCCCCCGCGCCGGGCCCGCTCCCCTTGCACGTGTTCTTCCACGGCGGCGGCTGGTGCGCCGGCACCCTCGAGGAACGCGACCCGCGCTGCCGGGCGATCGCGTCGGGTGCGACCTGCGCGGTGGCGTCGGTCGACTACCGGATGGCGCCCGAGAACCAATACCCCACGCCGCCGGAGGACTGCTACGCCGCGCTCACGTGGCTCGTCGACCACGCCGGCGAGCTCGGCGTCGACCCGGCGCGGGTGTCGGTGGGCGGCGAGTCGGCGGGCGCCAACCTGGCGGCCGTCGTGTGCCTCATGGCTCGCGACCGCTCCGGGCCCGCGCTGTGCCACCAGTGGCTCGACGTGCCGGCCACCGACCTCACGATGGAGCAGCCGTCGGTGCGGTCGACCCCGGCGGGCTACCTGCTCGACTACGAAGCCATGCTGCGCTACCGCGATGCGTACCTGCCGGACCCCGAAGCGCAGATGCGTGAGCCGTACGCGTCGCCGTTCCACGCCCCCGACCTGTCCGGCCTGGCGCCCGCGTGGATCCTCACGTGCGGCTACGACCCGCTGCGCGACGACGGCCGCGTGTACGCGGAACGGCTGCGCGCCGCCGGCGTGCCGGTCGAGCACACCCACCTCGAAGGGCACGTCCATCCCTCGTTCGCGTTCACGCGGCTGGTGCCATCTGCGCGCGAGTACGAGGCCGCGGCCATCGCCGCGCTCGCCGCTGCCTACGCCCGCTGA
- the guaA gene encoding glutamine-hydrolyzing GMP synthase, giving the protein MTAAPDDLQDRPVLVVDFGAQYAQLIARRVREARVYSEIVPASITAAELAARNPAGVIFSGGPASVHVEGAPLIDAGVYDLDVPILGICYGAQLIALQLGGEVARTGRGEYGRTEVTLTEPDALLFGGDQPVTQPVWMSHFDAIVTAPDGFEVTATSADAPVAAMQQVERRIHAVQYHPEVVHTPHGQEVLEHFLFAVCDCDPSWTMSSVIESSVDAIRAQVGDGRAICGLSGGVDSAVAAALVHKAIGAQLTCVFVDTGLMRRDEGDQVVDTFRRHQGIELIHERAADRFFERLEGISDPEEKRKAIGETFIRVFEDAAGGVTDARFLVQGTLYPDVIESGGSEGSSTIKSHHNVGGLPDDMEFELVEPLRSLFKDEVRKVGTELGLPDEIVWRQPFPGPGLGVRIIGEVTRERVALLQHADAIVREEIHRAGLEREIWQAFAVLPDIRSVGVMGDERTYAYPIIIRAVTSEDAMTADWARLPYELLERMSSRIINEVDGVNRVAYDVTSKPPGTIEWE; this is encoded by the coding sequence ATGACCGCTGCCCCGGACGACCTCCAGGACCGTCCCGTCCTCGTCGTCGACTTCGGCGCCCAGTACGCGCAGCTCATCGCCCGCCGTGTCCGTGAGGCGCGGGTGTACTCCGAGATCGTCCCGGCCTCGATCACCGCCGCCGAGTTGGCGGCGCGCAACCCCGCTGGCGTGATCTTCTCGGGCGGCCCGGCTTCGGTGCACGTCGAGGGAGCACCCCTGATCGACGCCGGCGTGTACGACCTCGACGTGCCGATCCTCGGCATCTGCTACGGCGCGCAGCTGATCGCGTTGCAGCTCGGCGGCGAAGTGGCCCGCACCGGGCGTGGAGAGTACGGGCGGACCGAGGTCACCCTCACCGAGCCCGACGCGCTGCTCTTCGGAGGTGACCAGCCCGTCACCCAACCGGTGTGGATGAGCCACTTCGACGCGATCGTCACCGCACCCGACGGCTTCGAGGTCACCGCCACCTCGGCCGACGCGCCGGTCGCGGCCATGCAGCAAGTCGAGCGGCGCATCCACGCCGTGCAGTACCACCCCGAAGTGGTGCACACACCCCATGGCCAAGAAGTGCTCGAGCACTTCTTGTTCGCGGTCTGCGACTGCGATCCGAGCTGGACGATGTCATCGGTCATCGAGTCGTCGGTCGACGCGATCCGGGCCCAGGTGGGCGACGGTCGCGCCATCTGCGGCCTGTCGGGCGGGGTCGACTCCGCCGTGGCCGCAGCCCTGGTGCACAAGGCCATCGGCGCGCAGCTCACCTGCGTGTTCGTCGACACCGGTCTGATGCGCAGGGACGAAGGCGACCAAGTGGTCGACACGTTCCGCCGCCACCAAGGCATCGAGCTGATCCACGAGCGGGCCGCCGACCGCTTCTTCGAGCGGCTCGAGGGGATCAGCGACCCCGAAGAGAAGCGCAAGGCGATCGGCGAGACGTTCATCAGGGTCTTCGAGGATGCGGCTGGGGGCGTCACCGACGCGCGGTTCCTGGTGCAAGGCACGCTGTATCCCGACGTGATCGAGTCCGGTGGCAGCGAAGGCTCCTCGACCATCAAGAGCCACCACAACGTCGGCGGGCTCCCCGACGACATGGAGTTCGAGCTGGTCGAGCCGTTGCGCAGCTTGTTCAAAGACGAAGTGCGCAAGGTCGGCACCGAGCTCGGGCTGCCCGACGAGATCGTGTGGCGCCAGCCGTTCCCCGGACCCGGCCTCGGCGTGCGGATCATCGGTGAGGTCACCCGGGAGCGGGTGGCGCTGTTGCAGCACGCCGACGCGATCGTGCGCGAGGAGATCCACCGCGCCGGCCTCGAACGGGAGATCTGGCAGGCGTTCGCCGTGTTGCCCGACATCCGCTCGGTGGGCGTGATGGGCGACGAGCGGACGTACGCGTATCCGATCATCATCCGGGCCGTCACGTCCGAGGACGCCATGACCGCCGATTGGGCACGCCTGCCCTACGAGCTGCTCGAGCGCATGTCGAGCCGCATCATCAACGAGGTCGACGGCGTCAACCGGGTGGCATACGACGTGACGTCCAAACCGCCGGGCACCATCGAGTGGGAGTGA
- a CDS encoding YqgE/AlgH family protein — MPNPTLTGRLLVATPALEDPNFHRTIVLLLAHSPAGALGLVLNRPSHGDVEEFVPAWGQVASTPARMFFGGPVGMSSVIGLGRSATPVPPDDDGPFTPLLGSVGTLDLHRAPEEIGVALDGVRLFAGSAGWGAGQLEDEIEFGSWFVVDAEEGDVFTDEPGDLWRTVLRRQPGPMAWYANAEGDPRFN, encoded by the coding sequence ATGCCCAATCCCACTCTCACCGGACGGCTGCTCGTCGCGACCCCGGCGCTCGAGGACCCGAACTTCCATCGCACCATCGTCTTGTTGTTGGCTCACAGCCCGGCGGGCGCGCTGGGACTCGTGCTCAACCGGCCGAGCCACGGCGATGTCGAGGAGTTCGTGCCGGCTTGGGGGCAGGTCGCGTCGACGCCGGCGCGCATGTTCTTCGGCGGGCCAGTCGGCATGAGCTCCGTCATCGGGTTGGGGAGATCGGCGACACCGGTCCCTCCCGATGACGACGGTCCGTTCACCCCGCTGCTGGGTTCGGTCGGCACTCTCGACCTGCACCGGGCGCCGGAGGAGATCGGCGTGGCGCTCGACGGCGTACGGCTCTTCGCCGGTTCGGCGGGCTGGGGCGCGGGTCAGCTCGAGGACGAGATCGAGTTCGGGTCCTGGTTCGTGGTCGACGCCGAGGAAGGTGACGTGTTCACCGACGAGCCCGGCGACTTGTGGCGAACGGTCCTGCGGCGCCAGCCCGGACCGATGGCCTGGTACGCCAACGCCGAAGGCGACCCGCGGTTCAACTGA
- the crcB gene encoding fluoride efflux transporter CrcB: MSTPSRRRARLQPDVLAVISAGGMLGASARYGIARWLPTAHDAFPWATFWTNLSGSFALGLFLVLVLERFPPSRYLRPFVATGIIGAFTTMSTYEVETALLLEDGHLATGLLYGLGSLAAGLVLAYAGVAAGRLYPAHHREAP, from the coding sequence GTGTCGACACCGTCGCGGCGCCGAGCGCGCCTGCAACCCGACGTGCTCGCGGTCATCAGCGCCGGCGGCATGCTCGGAGCGTCGGCCCGTTACGGGATTGCCCGGTGGCTCCCCACCGCACACGACGCCTTCCCCTGGGCCACGTTCTGGACGAACCTGTCGGGCAGCTTCGCGCTCGGGTTGTTCCTCGTGTTGGTGCTCGAGCGGTTCCCGCCGTCGCGCTACCTGCGACCGTTCGTGGCCACCGGCATCATCGGCGCGTTCACCACCATGTCCACGTACGAAGTCGAGACCGCGCTGCTGCTCGAGGACGGCCACCTGGCCACCGGGTTGCTGTACGGCCTGGGCTCGCTCGCCGCGGGACTCGTCCTCGCGTATGCCGGCGTCGCTGCCGGCCGTCTGTACCCCGCCCACCATCGGGAGGCCCCATGA
- the crcB gene encoding fluoride efflux transporter CrcB: MTGGAWVGFLIAAGLGAPARYVLDGWVQGRSSGGFPWGTFVVNVSGCFVLGLLTGLAMYHGLSASWKTMLGTGGIGAYTTFSTFTFETVRLAEEGAAIEAVTNAAASFVVGLAAAAAGIALAGL, from the coding sequence GTGACCGGTGGGGCCTGGGTCGGATTCCTGATCGCGGCGGGACTCGGCGCGCCCGCCCGCTACGTGCTCGACGGCTGGGTGCAGGGGCGCTCGTCCGGCGGGTTCCCGTGGGGGACGTTCGTGGTGAACGTGTCGGGTTGCTTCGTGCTCGGGCTGCTGACCGGGCTCGCGATGTACCACGGCTTGAGCGCCTCGTGGAAGACGATGCTCGGCACTGGCGGCATCGGGGCGTACACCACGTTCTCCACGTTCACGTTCGAGACGGTGCGCCTCGCTGAAGAGGGCGCGGCGATCGAGGCGGTCACCAACGCGGCCGCCAGCTTCGTCGTCGGCCTGGCGGCTGCCGCGGCCGGCATCGCGCTCGCCGGGCTGTGA
- a CDS encoding ABC transporter ATP-binding protein, producing MDAIAVRGLVKRFGRVTALDGLDLQVRRGEVHGFLGPNGSGKSTTIRVLLGLLRHDGGDVHLLEGDPWRDAVALHRRLAYVPGEVELWPNLSGGEVIDLLGSLRGGLDEQRRAELLDSFALDPTKKCRTYSKGNRQKVALVAALASQVELYLLDEPTSGLDPLMEATFQSEVRKLADAGRTVLLSSHILAEVEALCHRVTIIRDGRTVDSGTLAELRHLTRTEIVVDVTGDPSRLGDLEGVHNLRVDGTTATFQADSSRLDEVVRSVASLGVRSLTSHPPTLEELFLRHYGGTAHAGDRAGADPRTADDLVGERP from the coding sequence ATGGACGCGATCGCGGTGCGCGGGCTCGTCAAGCGATTCGGGCGCGTGACCGCCCTCGATGGGCTCGACCTGCAAGTGCGCCGCGGCGAGGTGCACGGGTTCCTGGGTCCCAACGGCTCCGGGAAGTCGACCACGATTCGGGTGCTGCTGGGCTTGTTGCGCCATGACGGCGGTGACGTGCACCTCCTCGAGGGTGACCCGTGGCGTGACGCTGTGGCGCTCCACCGCCGGCTGGCTTACGTGCCAGGTGAAGTCGAGCTGTGGCCGAACTTGAGCGGCGGTGAGGTGATCGACCTGCTCGGTTCGCTGCGGGGAGGGCTCGACGAGCAGCGACGCGCCGAGCTGCTCGACTCGTTCGCCCTCGACCCCACCAAGAAGTGCCGCACGTACTCGAAAGGCAACCGGCAGAAGGTCGCGCTGGTGGCCGCGCTGGCGTCGCAAGTCGAGTTGTACCTGCTCGACGAACCGACGTCCGGGCTCGATCCCCTCATGGAGGCCACCTTCCAGAGCGAAGTCCGCAAGTTGGCCGACGCCGGACGCACCGTGCTGCTGTCGAGCCACATCCTCGCCGAGGTCGAGGCGCTCTGTCACCGGGTCACGATCATCCGCGACGGTCGCACGGTCGATTCCGGGACGCTGGCCGAGCTGCGGCACCTGACGCGGACCGAGATCGTGGTGGACGTCACCGGCGACCCGTCGCGACTCGGTGATCTCGAGGGTGTCCACAACCTGCGAGTCGACGGCACGACGGCCACGTTCCAAGCCGACAGCAGTCGGCTCGACGAGGTCGTCCGGTCGGTGGCCTCGCTCGGCGTCCGTTCGCTCACCAGCCACCCCCCGACGCTCGAGGAGCTGTTCCTCCGCCACTACGGCGGCACGGCTCACGCCGGCGACAGGGCCGGGGCTGACCCGCGAACCGCGGACGATCTGGTCGGCGAACGCCCATGA
- a CDS encoding IMP dehydrogenase has translation MEASTGPFPEPLDDGGYPEKFAKVGLTFDDVLLVPAASSVLPAHVDTRTRLTPNIELAIPIVSAAMDTVTESRLAIAMARAGGIGIVHRNLSIPDQVAEVDRVKRSQSGMITDPVTLPPTALVRDCLAIMARYHISGVPITDEGGRLVGLLTNRDLRWIEDDSQVVADVMRPLPLHTAKLGTTLEEAKAVLREHRIEKLPIVDDGGVLRGLITIKDITKSTDYPLATLDERGRLRVGAAVGVGPDAIERAEALVAAGADVLVVDTAHGHSQGVLDVVKEVKNHVAVDVVAGNVATGDAVDALAGVGADGVKAGVGPGCFAAGTRVLMANGTYQNIESIKPGDRVLNMHGTPVTVLRAWCTGVREVMAVRHTAWPTETVVTPDHRFWVGDLSTTSPASVASRGYARVLEQPTRLGKAKLHWKEVADVDRDVFLLPRYLELELPLHVRVDLRDYAIRESRLTGPTVVEDSFELGFMIGTFLGDGHAFLNTVRNSQIGRVSWYFGGHEEDLATQLCDAVEAVTGKRPVIGPRVRNVIEIHLYSLPWARFFATLGKRDAKHLPPHLLCESPPYLEGVYQGLLASDGYIASDGRVCFGNTSSELVELFALLCALLHGSFPNVHLEHPSAGGLEGVNDEDCLPSFRARLNRMHHKRLIDAHGVVKVLERRELNTAVPVYDIEVDCPTHSFIANNAIVHNSICTTRVVAGVGVPQLTAIYDCATAAARHGIPVIADGGLQQSGDVAKAIAAGASTVMCGSLLAGVDESPGEVVFHQGERFKEYRGMGSMGAMKARSFSKDRYFQGDVAEEDKLVPEGIEGRTAYKGPISNVLYQLVGGLRAAMGYCGTATVDDLRTNARFVRITNAGLRESHPHDITITGDTPNYWA, from the coding sequence ATGGAGGCGTCAACCGGTCCGTTCCCCGAGCCACTCGACGACGGTGGCTACCCCGAGAAGTTCGCCAAGGTGGGTCTCACCTTCGATGACGTGCTGCTCGTCCCGGCGGCCTCCAGCGTGTTGCCGGCCCACGTCGACACGCGCACGCGCCTCACGCCCAACATCGAGCTCGCGATCCCCATCGTGTCGGCGGCGATGGACACCGTCACCGAGTCGCGCCTCGCGATCGCCATGGCCCGCGCCGGCGGCATCGGCATCGTGCACCGCAACTTGTCGATCCCCGACCAGGTGGCGGAAGTCGACCGGGTGAAGCGCAGCCAGTCCGGCATGATCACCGACCCCGTCACGTTGCCGCCCACCGCGCTGGTGCGCGACTGCCTGGCGATCATGGCCCGCTATCACATCTCGGGCGTGCCGATCACCGACGAAGGTGGCCGGCTGGTCGGTCTGCTCACCAACCGCGACCTGCGCTGGATCGAAGACGACAGCCAGGTCGTGGCCGACGTGATGCGACCGCTGCCGCTGCACACCGCCAAGCTCGGCACCACGCTCGAAGAGGCCAAAGCGGTGCTGCGCGAGCACCGCATCGAGAAGCTCCCGATCGTCGACGACGGCGGCGTGCTCCGCGGCCTGATCACCATCAAGGACATCACCAAGTCCACCGACTACCCGCTCGCCACGCTCGACGAGCGCGGCCGCCTCCGAGTGGGCGCCGCCGTCGGCGTCGGCCCCGACGCGATCGAGCGGGCCGAGGCACTGGTGGCCGCCGGCGCCGACGTGCTGGTGGTCGACACGGCGCACGGCCACAGCCAAGGCGTGCTCGACGTGGTCAAGGAAGTGAAGAACCACGTGGCGGTCGACGTGGTGGCCGGAAACGTCGCCACCGGCGACGCGGTCGACGCGCTCGCCGGAGTCGGCGCCGACGGCGTGAAGGCCGGTGTCGGACCTGGATGCTTCGCCGCTGGAACCCGGGTCTTGATGGCCAACGGCACGTACCAGAACATCGAGTCGATCAAACCGGGCGATCGCGTGCTCAACATGCACGGCACGCCTGTGACGGTCCTACGTGCTTGGTGCACCGGCGTACGCGAGGTGATGGCCGTGCGTCACACCGCTTGGCCAACGGAGACCGTCGTCACGCCGGACCACCGATTCTGGGTTGGGGATCTGTCGACCACGAGCCCAGCGTCGGTTGCGTCGCGTGGCTACGCCCGCGTGCTGGAGCAACCAACGCGGCTTGGCAAGGCGAAGCTTCACTGGAAAGAAGTCGCCGATGTCGACCGCGACGTCTTCCTATTGCCCCGCTACCTCGAGCTCGAGCTTCCTTTGCACGTCCGGGTGGACCTGCGCGACTACGCCATCCGCGAGAGCCGTCTGACGGGCCCGACAGTCGTCGAGGACTCCTTCGAGCTCGGGTTCATGATCGGCACCTTCCTCGGCGACGGGCATGCGTTCTTGAACACGGTGCGCAACAGCCAGATCGGCAGGGTGTCGTGGTACTTCGGGGGCCATGAGGAAGATCTCGCAACTCAGCTGTGCGATGCCGTCGAGGCGGTCACCGGCAAGCGACCGGTGATCGGACCCCGCGTGCGCAATGTCATCGAGATCCACCTCTACTCGCTGCCGTGGGCGCGCTTCTTCGCAACGCTGGGCAAGCGCGACGCCAAGCATCTCCCGCCTCACCTGCTTTGCGAGAGCCCGCCCTATCTCGAAGGTGTCTACCAAGGTCTGCTTGCAAGCGACGGCTACATCGCCAGCGACGGCCGGGTCTGCTTTGGCAACACCTCCTCCGAGTTGGTGGAGCTGTTCGCGTTGCTCTGCGCGCTCCTCCACGGCAGCTTCCCCAACGTCCACCTGGAGCACCCGTCCGCGGGTGGGCTCGAGGGCGTCAACGACGAAGACTGCCTACCGAGCTTCCGCGCACGCCTCAACCGCATGCATCACAAGCGCCTGATCGACGCACACGGCGTGGTGAAGGTCCTCGAGCGGCGCGAGCTCAACACCGCCGTGCCCGTGTACGACATCGAGGTCGACTGCCCAACCCACAGCTTCATCGCCAACAACGCCATCGTGCACAACTCGATCTGTACAACCCGGGTGGTGGCAGGCGTTGGGGTGCCGCAGCTCACGGCGATCTACGACTGCGCCACCGCGGCAGCCCGCCACGGCATCCCGGTGATCGCCGACGGCGGCCTGCAGCAATCGGGCGACGTGGCGAAGGCCATCGCCGCAGGCGCGAGCACGGTGATGTGCGGGTCGCTGCTCGCCGGCGTCGACGAGTCGCCCGGCGAAGTGGTGTTCCACCAGGGCGAGCGCTTCAAGGAGTACCGGGGCATGGGGTCGATGGGCGCGATGAAGGCCCGCTCGTTCTCCAAGGACCGCTACTTCCAAGGCGACGTCGCCGAGGAAGACAAGCTCGTGCCCGAGGGCATCGAGGGCCGCACGGCGTACAAAGGCCCGATCTCCAACGTGCTGTACCAACTGGTGGGCGGCCTCCGAGCCGCCATGGGTTATTGCGGCACCGCGACGGTCGACGACCTTCGCACCAACGCCCGGTTCGTGCGCATCACCAACGCCGGCCTGCGCGAGTCGCACCCCCACGACATCACCATCACCGGCGACACCCCCAACTACTGGGCGTAG
- a CDS encoding GuaB3 family IMP dehydrogenase-related protein codes for MPEVEIGLGKDARQGYDLADVAIVPGRRTRDTDIVDLTWELDAFRFDLPLLTTPLDGIVSPATAVAIGELGGVGVLDLEGLWTRHDDPQPLIDQLLELPEGQATARLQELYAEPIKPGLVRDRIKEIRKAGVVSCGAVTPQRTVDLADVIVKAELDLVIIHGTVVSAEHVTAPDDEPLNLKTFVRRLDIPVVVGGATSYQGALHLMRTGAAGVLVGSAGANDAHTAATLGIGVPQATAIADVRAARMRHLDETGVYVQVIAAGPMETGGDIAKAVAVGADGVMLGPPLAASDTPGRGTLWPQTAWHGHLPRGTLHRREPAGTLEQVLVGPGTEGEGRTNIMGALRAAMAMSGFESLKQLQKAELVVRA; via the coding sequence GTGCCTGAAGTGGAGATCGGACTGGGGAAAGACGCGCGCCAGGGCTACGACTTGGCCGACGTGGCGATCGTCCCGGGCCGCCGCACCCGCGACACCGACATCGTCGACCTCACCTGGGAGCTCGACGCGTTCCGGTTCGACCTCCCGCTGCTGACCACGCCACTCGACGGGATCGTCAGCCCGGCGACCGCGGTCGCGATCGGCGAGCTCGGCGGCGTGGGCGTACTCGACCTCGAGGGGTTGTGGACACGCCACGACGACCCGCAGCCGCTCATCGACCAGCTGCTCGAGCTGCCGGAGGGTCAGGCCACCGCCCGCCTCCAGGAGTTGTACGCCGAGCCGATCAAGCCGGGCCTGGTGCGTGACCGGATCAAGGAGATCCGCAAGGCGGGTGTGGTCTCCTGTGGCGCGGTCACCCCGCAGCGCACGGTCGATCTCGCCGATGTGATCGTCAAGGCCGAACTCGACCTGGTGATCATCCACGGCACCGTCGTGTCCGCGGAGCACGTGACAGCCCCCGACGACGAGCCGCTGAACCTGAAGACGTTCGTGCGACGCCTCGACATCCCGGTCGTCGTGGGCGGCGCCACGAGCTACCAGGGGGCGCTGCACCTGATGCGCACCGGCGCGGCCGGCGTGTTGGTGGGATCGGCCGGCGCCAACGACGCCCACACCGCGGCGACGCTCGGCATCGGCGTGCCACAGGCCACGGCCATCGCCGATGTCCGCGCCGCACGGATGCGCCACCTCGACGAGACCGGCGTGTACGTGCAAGTGATCGCGGCCGGACCGATGGAGACCGGTGGCGACATCGCCAAAGCCGTCGCGGTGGGCGCCGACGGCGTGATGCTCGGGCCGCCGCTCGCCGCGTCGGACACGCCGGGCCGCGGCACGCTGTGGCCCCAGACCGCCTGGCACGGCCACCTGCCACGGGGCACCCTGCACCGCCGCGAGCCGGCCGGGACGTTGGAGCAGGTGCTGGTCGGTCCTGGGACCGAAGGCGAAGGCCGCACCAACATCATGGGGGCGTTGCGGGCGGCGATGGCGATGTCGGGCTTCGAGTCGCTCAAGCAGCTCCAAAAGGCCGAGCTGGTCGTCCGCGCCTGA